One genomic region from Panthera tigris isolate Pti1 chromosome D1, P.tigris_Pti1_mat1.1, whole genome shotgun sequence encodes:
- the SF1 gene encoding splicing factor 1 isoform X7 — protein MATGANATPLDFPSKKRKRSRWNQDTMEQKTVIPGMPTVIPPGLTREQERAYIVQLQIEDLTRKLRTGDLGIPPNPEDRSPSPEPIYNSEGKRLNTREFRTRKKLEEERHNLITEMVALNPDFKPPADYKPPATRVSDKVMIPQDEYPEINFVGLLIGPRGNTLKNIEKECNAKIMIRGKGSVKEGKVGRKDGQMLPGEDEPLHALVTANTMENVKKAVEQIRNILKQGIETPEDQNDLRKMQLRELARLNGTLREDDNRILRPWQSSETRSITNTTVCTKCGGAGHIASDCKFQRPGDPQSAQDKARMDKEYLSLMAELGEAPVPASVGSTSGPATTPLASAPRPAAPANNPPPPSLMSTTQSRPPWMNSGPSESRPYHGMHGGGPGGPGGGPHSFPHPLPSLTGGHGGHPMQHNPNGPPPPWMQPPPPPMNQGPHPPGHHGPPPMGKSVPGKYACGLWGLSPASRKRYDATAAYGHDAAAAAASQWAAPAPSLWPSSPMAAAAAAASATPSAQQQYGFQYPLAMAAKYDDYHHERWHRVHPAMATAAGGCRSFSRSPSDARQPHYGAPAPRGPAASAARGPSPSAASAAWFRRHDVCPAPSSSASHGPF, from the exons ACTTTCCAAGTAAGAAGCGGAAGAGGAGCCGATGGAACCAAGATACGATGGAACAGAAGACGGTGATTCCGGGAATGCCTACGGTTATCCCCCCTGGACTTACTCGGGAACAAGAAAGAGCTTATATAG TGCAACTGCAGATAGAAGACCTGACTCGTAAACTGCGCACAGGAGACCTGGGCATCCCCCCTAACCCTGAGGACAG GTCCCCTTCCCCTGAGCCCATCTACAATAGCGAGGGGAAGCGGCTTAACACGCGCGAGTTCCGCACCCGCAAAAAGCTTGAAGAGGAGCGGCACAACCTCATCACGGAGATGGTTGCCCTCAACCCTGATTTCAAGCCGCCTGCAGATTACAA gcCTCCAGCAACACGGGTGAGCGATAAAGTAATGATTCCACAAGATGAGTACCCAGAAATCAACTTCGTGGGGCTGCTGATTGGGCCCAG AGGGAACACCTTGAAGAACATAGAGAAGGAATGTAACGCCAAGATTATGATTCGGGGAAAAGGGTCTGTCAAAGAAGGGAAGGTCGGGCGCAAAGATGGCCAGATGTTGCCTGGAGAAGATGAACCACTTCATGCCCTGGTTACCGCCAACACCATGGAGAATGTGAAGAAAGCCGTGGAACAG ATAAGAAACATCCTGAAGCAGGGTATTGAGACCCCTGAGGACCAGAATGATCTACGGAAGATGCAGCTTCGGGAGTTGGCCCGTTTGAACGGGACCCTTCGAGAAGATGATAACAG GATCTTAAGACCTTGGCAGAGCTCAGAGACCCGCAGCATTACCAATACCACAGTGTGTACCAAGTGCGGAGGGGCTGGCCATATTGCTTCCGATTGTAAATTCCAAAG GCCTGGTGACCCCCAGTCAGCTCAGGATAAAGCACGGATGGATAAAGAGTATTTGTCCCTCATGGCTGAACTGGGCGAAGCCCCTGTGCCAGCGTCCGTGGGCTCCACCTCTGGGCCTGCCACCACGCCCCTGGCCAGCGCGCCTCGGCCTGCTGCTCCCGCCAACAACCCACCTCCCCCG TCTCTCATGTCCACCACCCAGAGCCGCCCACCCTGGATGAATTCGGGCCCTTCAGAGAGTCGGCCCTACCACGGCATGCACGGAGGTGGTCCTGGTGGGCCCGGAGGTGGCCCCCACAGCTTCCCACACCCGTTACCCAGCCTGACAGGTGGGCACGGTGGACATCCCATGCAGCACAACCCTAACGGACCCCCACCCCCTTGGATGCAGCCGCCACCACCACCGATGAACCAGGGCCCCCACCCACCTGGGCATCATGGCCCTCCTCCAATGGGTAA ATCAGTACCTGGGAAGTACGCCTGTGGGCTCTGGGGTCTATCGCCTGCATCAAGGAAAAG GTATGATGCCACCGCCGCCTATGGGCATgatgccgccgccgccgccgcctcccagtgggcagcccccgccccctccctctggccctcttcccccatggcagcagcagcagcagcagcctccgCCACCCCCTCCGCCCAGCAGCAGTATGGCTTCCAGTACCCCCTTGCCATGGCAGCAAA ATACGACGACTACCACCACGAGCGCTGGCACAGGGTCCATCCCGCCATGGCAACAGCAGCAGGCGGCTGCCGCAGCTTCTCCAGGAGCCCCTCAGATGCAAGGCAACCCCACTATGGTGCCCCTGCCCCCCGGGGTCCAGCCGCCTCTGCCGCCCggggcccctccccctccgccgcctccgccgcctgGTTCCGCCGGCATGATGtatgccccgccccctcctcctccgcctcccaTGGACCCTTCTAA
- the SF1 gene encoding splicing factor 1 isoform X4 produces MATGANATPLDFPSKKRKRSRWNQDTMEQKTVIPGMPTVIPPGLTREQERAYIVQLQIEDLTRKLRTGDLGIPPNPEDRSPSPEPIYNSEGKRLNTREFRTRKKLEEERHNLITEMVALNPDFKPPADYKPPATRVSDKVMIPQDEYPEINFVGLLIGPRGNTLKNIEKECNAKIMIRGKGSVKEGKVGRKDGQMLPGEDEPLHALVTANTMENVKKAVEQIRNILKQGIETPEDQNDLRKMQLRELARLNGTLREDDNRILRPWQSSETRSITNTTVCTKCGGAGHIASDCKFQRPGDPQSAQDKARMDKEYLSLMAELGEAPVPASVGSTSGPATTPLASAPRPAAPANNPPPPSLMSTTQSRPPWMNSGPSESRPYHGMHGGGPGGPGGGPHSFPHPLPSLTGGHGGHPMQHNPNGPPPPWMQPPPPPMNQGPHPPGHHGPPPMDQYLGSTPVGSGVYRLHQGKGMMPPPPMGMMPPPPPPPSGQPPPPPSGPLPPWQQQQQQPPPPPPPSSSMASSTPLPWQQNTTTTTTSAGTGSIPPWQQQQAAAAASPGAPQMQGNPTMVPLPPGVQPPLPPGAPPPPPPPPPGSAGMMYAPPPPPPPPMDPSNFVTMMGMGVAGMPPFGMPPAPPPPPPQN; encoded by the exons ACTTTCCAAGTAAGAAGCGGAAGAGGAGCCGATGGAACCAAGATACGATGGAACAGAAGACGGTGATTCCGGGAATGCCTACGGTTATCCCCCCTGGACTTACTCGGGAACAAGAAAGAGCTTATATAG TGCAACTGCAGATAGAAGACCTGACTCGTAAACTGCGCACAGGAGACCTGGGCATCCCCCCTAACCCTGAGGACAG GTCCCCTTCCCCTGAGCCCATCTACAATAGCGAGGGGAAGCGGCTTAACACGCGCGAGTTCCGCACCCGCAAAAAGCTTGAAGAGGAGCGGCACAACCTCATCACGGAGATGGTTGCCCTCAACCCTGATTTCAAGCCGCCTGCAGATTACAA gcCTCCAGCAACACGGGTGAGCGATAAAGTAATGATTCCACAAGATGAGTACCCAGAAATCAACTTCGTGGGGCTGCTGATTGGGCCCAG AGGGAACACCTTGAAGAACATAGAGAAGGAATGTAACGCCAAGATTATGATTCGGGGAAAAGGGTCTGTCAAAGAAGGGAAGGTCGGGCGCAAAGATGGCCAGATGTTGCCTGGAGAAGATGAACCACTTCATGCCCTGGTTACCGCCAACACCATGGAGAATGTGAAGAAAGCCGTGGAACAG ATAAGAAACATCCTGAAGCAGGGTATTGAGACCCCTGAGGACCAGAATGATCTACGGAAGATGCAGCTTCGGGAGTTGGCCCGTTTGAACGGGACCCTTCGAGAAGATGATAACAG GATCTTAAGACCTTGGCAGAGCTCAGAGACCCGCAGCATTACCAATACCACAGTGTGTACCAAGTGCGGAGGGGCTGGCCATATTGCTTCCGATTGTAAATTCCAAAG GCCTGGTGACCCCCAGTCAGCTCAGGATAAAGCACGGATGGATAAAGAGTATTTGTCCCTCATGGCTGAACTGGGCGAAGCCCCTGTGCCAGCGTCCGTGGGCTCCACCTCTGGGCCTGCCACCACGCCCCTGGCCAGCGCGCCTCGGCCTGCTGCTCCCGCCAACAACCCACCTCCCCCG TCTCTCATGTCCACCACCCAGAGCCGCCCACCCTGGATGAATTCGGGCCCTTCAGAGAGTCGGCCCTACCACGGCATGCACGGAGGTGGTCCTGGTGGGCCCGGAGGTGGCCCCCACAGCTTCCCACACCCGTTACCCAGCCTGACAGGTGGGCACGGTGGACATCCCATGCAGCACAACCCTAACGGACCCCCACCCCCTTGGATGCAGCCGCCACCACCACCGATGAACCAGGGCCCCCACCCACCTGGGCATCATGGCCCTCCTCCAATGG ATCAGTACCTGGGAAGTACGCCTGTGGGCTCTGGGGTCTATCGCCTGCATCAAGGAAAAG GTATGATGCCACCGCCGCCTATGGGCATgatgccgccgccgccgccgcctcccagtgggcagcccccgccccctccctctggccctcttcccccatggcagcagcagcagcagcagcctccgCCACCCCCTCCGCCCAGCAGCAGTATGGCTTCCAGTACCCCCTTGCCATGGCAGCAAA ATACGACGACTACCACCACGAGCGCTGGCACAGGGTCCATCCCGCCATGGCAACAGCAGCAGGCGGCTGCCGCAGCTTCTCCAGGAGCCCCTCAGATGCAAGGCAACCCCACTATGGTGCCCCTGCCCCCCGGGGTCCAGCCGCCTCTGCCGCCCggggcccctccccctccgccgcctccgccgcctgGTTCCGCCGGCATGATGtatgccccgccccctcctcctccgcctcccaTGGACCCTTCTAACTTTGTCACCATGATGGGCATGGGGGTGGCGGGCATGCCGCCCTTCGGGATGCCTCCAGCTCCCCCACCGCCTCCACCACAGAACTAG
- the SF1 gene encoding splicing factor 1 isoform X8: MATGANATPLDFPSKKRKRSRWNQDTMEQKTVIPGMPTVIPPGLTREQERAYIVQLQIEDLTRKLRTGDLGIPPNPEDRSPSPEPIYNSEGKRLNTREFRTRKKLEEERHNLITEMVALNPDFKPPADYKPPATRVSDKVMIPQDEYPEINFVGLLIGPRGNTLKNIEKECNAKIMIRGKGSVKEGKVGRKDGQMLPGEDEPLHALVTANTMENVKKAVEQIRNILKQGIETPEDQNDLRKMQLRELARLNGTLREDDNRILRPWQSSETRSITNTTVCTKCGGAGHIASDCKFQRPGDPQSAQDKARMDKEYLSLMAELGEAPVPASVGSTSGPATTPLASAPRPAAPANNPPPPSLMSTTQSRPPWMNSGPSESRPYHGMHGGGPGGPGGGPHSFPHPLPSLTGGHGGHPMQHNPNGPPPPWMQPPPPPMNQGPHPPGHHGPPPMVPGKYACGLWGLSPASRKRYDATAAYGHDAAAAAASQWAAPAPSLWPSSPMAAAAAAASATPSAQQQYGFQYPLAMAAKYDDYHHERWHRVHPAMATAAGGCRSFSRSPSDARQPHYGAPAPRGPAASAARGPSPSAASAAWFRRHDVCPAPSSSASHGPF; this comes from the exons ACTTTCCAAGTAAGAAGCGGAAGAGGAGCCGATGGAACCAAGATACGATGGAACAGAAGACGGTGATTCCGGGAATGCCTACGGTTATCCCCCCTGGACTTACTCGGGAACAAGAAAGAGCTTATATAG TGCAACTGCAGATAGAAGACCTGACTCGTAAACTGCGCACAGGAGACCTGGGCATCCCCCCTAACCCTGAGGACAG GTCCCCTTCCCCTGAGCCCATCTACAATAGCGAGGGGAAGCGGCTTAACACGCGCGAGTTCCGCACCCGCAAAAAGCTTGAAGAGGAGCGGCACAACCTCATCACGGAGATGGTTGCCCTCAACCCTGATTTCAAGCCGCCTGCAGATTACAA gcCTCCAGCAACACGGGTGAGCGATAAAGTAATGATTCCACAAGATGAGTACCCAGAAATCAACTTCGTGGGGCTGCTGATTGGGCCCAG AGGGAACACCTTGAAGAACATAGAGAAGGAATGTAACGCCAAGATTATGATTCGGGGAAAAGGGTCTGTCAAAGAAGGGAAGGTCGGGCGCAAAGATGGCCAGATGTTGCCTGGAGAAGATGAACCACTTCATGCCCTGGTTACCGCCAACACCATGGAGAATGTGAAGAAAGCCGTGGAACAG ATAAGAAACATCCTGAAGCAGGGTATTGAGACCCCTGAGGACCAGAATGATCTACGGAAGATGCAGCTTCGGGAGTTGGCCCGTTTGAACGGGACCCTTCGAGAAGATGATAACAG GATCTTAAGACCTTGGCAGAGCTCAGAGACCCGCAGCATTACCAATACCACAGTGTGTACCAAGTGCGGAGGGGCTGGCCATATTGCTTCCGATTGTAAATTCCAAAG GCCTGGTGACCCCCAGTCAGCTCAGGATAAAGCACGGATGGATAAAGAGTATTTGTCCCTCATGGCTGAACTGGGCGAAGCCCCTGTGCCAGCGTCCGTGGGCTCCACCTCTGGGCCTGCCACCACGCCCCTGGCCAGCGCGCCTCGGCCTGCTGCTCCCGCCAACAACCCACCTCCCCCG TCTCTCATGTCCACCACCCAGAGCCGCCCACCCTGGATGAATTCGGGCCCTTCAGAGAGTCGGCCCTACCACGGCATGCACGGAGGTGGTCCTGGTGGGCCCGGAGGTGGCCCCCACAGCTTCCCACACCCGTTACCCAGCCTGACAGGTGGGCACGGTGGACATCCCATGCAGCACAACCCTAACGGACCCCCACCCCCTTGGATGCAGCCGCCACCACCACCGATGAACCAGGGCCCCCACCCACCTGGGCATCATGGCCCTCCTCCAATGG TACCTGGGAAGTACGCCTGTGGGCTCTGGGGTCTATCGCCTGCATCAAGGAAAAG GTATGATGCCACCGCCGCCTATGGGCATgatgccgccgccgccgccgcctcccagtgggcagcccccgccccctccctctggccctcttcccccatggcagcagcagcagcagcagcctccgCCACCCCCTCCGCCCAGCAGCAGTATGGCTTCCAGTACCCCCTTGCCATGGCAGCAAA ATACGACGACTACCACCACGAGCGCTGGCACAGGGTCCATCCCGCCATGGCAACAGCAGCAGGCGGCTGCCGCAGCTTCTCCAGGAGCCCCTCAGATGCAAGGCAACCCCACTATGGTGCCCCTGCCCCCCGGGGTCCAGCCGCCTCTGCCGCCCggggcccctccccctccgccgcctccgccgcctgGTTCCGCCGGCATGATGtatgccccgccccctcctcctccgcctcccaTGGACCCTTCTAA